The following coding sequences lie in one Kribbella sp. NBC_00709 genomic window:
- a CDS encoding alpha/beta hydrolase family protein produces the protein MRIDRPSPVTALVGGTQVERLRAASPVTHVTAGAPPYLIIHGTSDETVPYEQAELLHHALLAVGADSRLLPIVRGHHNLRDDPEAGYDGQVWYDVAAEAARFFRRQLMSDRA, from the coding sequence ATGCGGATCGATCGGCCGTCTCCGGTCACCGCGTTGGTCGGGGGCACACAAGTCGAGCGGTTGCGGGCGGCGAGCCCGGTCACCCACGTGACGGCCGGCGCGCCGCCGTACCTGATCATCCATGGCACGTCGGACGAGACGGTCCCGTACGAGCAAGCCGAGCTACTCCACCACGCACTGCTCGCGGTGGGCGCAGACAGTCGCCTGCTCCCGATCGTCCGCGGACACCACAATCTGCGCGACGATCCGGAGGCCGGCTACGACGGGCAGGTCTGGTACGACGTCGCGGCTGAGGCCGCGCGATTCTTCCGGCGTCAGCTGATGTCGGATCGGGCCTGA
- a CDS encoding dihydrofolate reductase family protein, producing the protein MTATYTFDVFSTLDGFGSHTGDWGGYWGKQGPELLEHRAALYGEQARMVFGADTFRTFAEILAPSPEGIDEWVTRMRNLPATIASSTLQGPLVWPDATIARGDAVETVSRLKQESDVPLRSHGSLSLNRALLNAGLVDRVQVTLFPVICGQTGAAPIFQGAADFDLELIESRTFDGHTQELVYRPTAHN; encoded by the coding sequence ATGACCGCGACCTACACCTTCGACGTCTTCTCCACCCTCGACGGCTTCGGCTCCCACACCGGGGACTGGGGCGGGTACTGGGGCAAGCAGGGCCCCGAGCTGCTCGAACACCGCGCTGCCTTGTACGGCGAGCAGGCGCGGATGGTCTTCGGTGCCGACACGTTCCGGACGTTCGCGGAGATCCTGGCCCCAAGCCCGGAGGGCATCGACGAATGGGTCACCCGGATGAGGAACCTGCCGGCGACGATCGCGTCGAGCACTCTGCAAGGACCGCTCGTCTGGCCGGACGCAACCATTGCACGCGGCGACGCCGTCGAGACGGTCTCCCGGCTCAAGCAGGAGTCCGACGTACCGCTGCGCTCACACGGCAGCCTGTCGCTGAACCGGGCGCTGCTGAACGCGGGTCTGGTCGACCGCGTCCAGGTCACTCTCTTCCCCGTCATCTGCGGTCAGACCGGAGCGGCCCCGATCTTCCAGGGCGCAGCCGACTTCGACCTCGAGCTGATCGAGTCCCGAACCTTCGACGGTCACACCCAAGAACTCGTCTACCGGCCCACTGCGCACAACTGA
- a CDS encoding GntR family transcriptional regulator: MDITVDPVGITPPYEQVRSQIEALIRAGELARGTRLPTVRQLSLDLGLAVNTVARAYKELEADRLVETRGRNGTFVLASRSQVDDEETRTAAIALARTARRAGLSLAEATEVLSRAW, translated from the coding sequence ATGGACATCACAGTCGACCCGGTCGGCATCACGCCGCCGTACGAGCAGGTGCGGTCACAGATCGAGGCGCTGATCCGCGCGGGCGAACTCGCCCGCGGCACCCGGCTGCCGACGGTGCGTCAGCTGTCGCTGGACCTCGGACTGGCGGTGAACACGGTCGCCCGCGCGTACAAGGAACTCGAAGCCGACCGCCTGGTGGAGACCCGGGGCCGCAACGGCACCTTCGTCCTGGCCTCCCGCAGCCAGGTGGACGACGAGGAAACCCGCACCGCTGCAATCGCCCTCGCCCGTACTGCCCGCCGAGCCGGCCTGTCCCTCGCCGAAGCCACCGAGGTGTTGTCGCGAGCCTGGTGA
- a CDS encoding VOC family protein, with amino-acid sequence MITNVSLVTVYVDDIDEAKAFYTEKLGFELGEDITLSEDFRWCTVHQADHPELELALMRPGPPLDEESAGWIQRIMAKGSMHGVGLATDDCRKTFAELTARGVEYIQEPADRPYGVEAVLRDNSGNWLVLVEQKAYTAEDFS; translated from the coding sequence GTGATCACCAACGTGAGCCTGGTGACGGTCTACGTCGACGACATCGATGAGGCCAAGGCGTTCTACACCGAGAAGCTCGGGTTCGAGCTGGGGGAGGACATCACGCTCAGCGAGGACTTCCGCTGGTGCACGGTGCACCAGGCCGATCATCCCGAGCTCGAGCTGGCGCTGATGCGGCCGGGCCCGCCGCTCGACGAGGAGTCGGCGGGCTGGATCCAGCGGATCATGGCGAAGGGCTCGATGCACGGCGTCGGCCTGGCCACGGATGACTGCCGCAAGACGTTCGCGGAGCTGACCGCCCGCGGTGTCGAGTACATCCAGGAGCCGGCAGACCGCCCGTACGGCGTGGAGGCGGTACTGCGGGACAACTCCGGCAACTGGCTCGTCCTGGTCGAGCAGAAGGCATATACCGCCGAGGACTTCAGCTGA
- a CDS encoding helix-turn-helix transcriptional regulator has product MVVPVELLPHLRRARDVADRNYAEPLDLAALATAAGVSKYHFLRCFAAEYGETPMQYVTRRRIERATDLLRATNLTVTEVCGLVGYSSLGSFSQRFTELVGMTPTAYQRTKTGARIPGCFVFMLGLNSAIPEKHAGESGA; this is encoded by the coding sequence ATGGTCGTACCGGTGGAGCTGCTGCCGCACCTGCGACGGGCGCGGGACGTTGCCGACCGCAACTACGCCGAGCCGCTCGATCTCGCCGCGCTGGCGACCGCGGCAGGAGTGTCGAAGTACCACTTCCTGCGCTGCTTCGCGGCGGAGTACGGCGAGACGCCGATGCAGTACGTCACCCGCCGGCGGATCGAGCGCGCGACCGATCTGCTCCGGGCCACGAACCTGACGGTGACAGAGGTGTGCGGGCTGGTCGGGTACAGCAGTCTGGGTTCGTTCTCGCAGCGGTTCACGGAGCTGGTGGGGATGACTCCGACGGCGTACCAGCGGACGAAGACCGGAGCGCGGATCCCGGGATGCTTCGTGTTCATGCTCGGACTGAACTCCGCAATTCCGGAGAAGCACGCGGGGGAGTCGGGGGCTTAG
- a CDS encoding class I SAM-dependent methyltransferase translates to MRVGQGGNGPGPLTPDGSAVELYEITQVHGEDELIDAVIDPGSSILELGCGTGRITRPLLALGHQVVAVDESPDMVARVTETETICSTIGDLRLDRQFDLVLMMSFLINVADDAERLRLLQTCAHHVRPGGSVILQQQTPGMLRGPAVMVNDQRRMEISDVEELPGNRQAATLTYTIDGKTWSQRILTQNLSEDDLAAQLAKAGLQRTGYLTPDKNWVRAEPV, encoded by the coding sequence ATGAGAGTCGGACAAGGTGGCAACGGACCGGGACCGCTCACGCCGGACGGCAGCGCGGTCGAGCTCTACGAGATCACACAGGTGCACGGCGAGGACGAGCTGATCGACGCCGTGATCGACCCGGGCAGCAGCATCCTCGAGCTCGGTTGCGGGACCGGGCGGATCACCCGGCCGCTGCTCGCGCTGGGGCACCAGGTGGTCGCCGTCGACGAGTCGCCGGACATGGTCGCCCGGGTCACCGAGACCGAGACGATCTGCTCGACGATCGGGGACCTCCGGCTGGACCGGCAGTTCGACCTCGTACTGATGATGTCGTTCCTGATCAACGTCGCTGACGACGCGGAACGCCTCCGCCTGCTGCAGACCTGCGCTCATCACGTCCGCCCCGGCGGCTCTGTCATCCTCCAGCAGCAGACTCCGGGGATGCTGCGGGGTCCGGCCGTGATGGTGAACGACCAGCGCAGGATGGAGATCTCCGACGTCGAGGAGCTCCCCGGCAACCGCCAGGCCGCGACGCTGACCTACACCATCGACGGCAAGACCTGGTCGCAGCGGATCCTCACCCAGAACCTCTCCGAGGACGACCTCGCGGCCCAGCTCGCGAAGGCCGGCCTGCAGCGCACCGGCTACCTCACCCCGGACAAGAACTGGGTGCGCGCGGAACCGGTCTGA
- a CDS encoding RNA polymerase sigma factor, producing the protein MTSSRPEKPPTARDGDLWDALRRQEPEALGELFSRYAAAVHAYAVRHTGSYAYADDAVQATFITAWRHFNRSDPGPLMYDTARPWLLAIARNELRNTTRARRRLTQFLLRQPAPLHHPDHAETVAARIDSEKHLGAVRRALSELPEHERETIELVYWAQLSIAEAAAVLGVAEGTVKARLSRARRRLPALLEEHR; encoded by the coding sequence ATGACTTCGAGCCGGCCGGAAAAGCCTCCGACCGCGCGCGACGGGGACCTGTGGGACGCTTTGCGCCGCCAGGAACCGGAGGCGCTCGGCGAGCTCTTCAGCCGGTACGCCGCCGCTGTGCATGCCTACGCCGTACGGCACACCGGCTCCTATGCGTACGCCGATGACGCCGTCCAGGCGACCTTCATCACCGCCTGGCGGCACTTCAACCGGTCGGATCCTGGCCCGCTCATGTACGACACCGCGCGGCCCTGGCTGCTCGCGATCGCGCGCAACGAGTTGCGCAACACCACGCGGGCCCGGCGCCGGCTGACCCAGTTCCTGCTCCGGCAGCCGGCTCCCCTGCACCACCCCGATCACGCTGAGACGGTCGCCGCCCGGATCGACTCCGAGAAACACCTCGGAGCCGTTCGGAGAGCGCTCTCGGAGCTTCCCGAGCACGAGCGCGAGACGATCGAGCTGGTGTATTGGGCGCAACTGTCGATCGCCGAGGCCGCCGCCGTACTCGGGGTTGCCGAAGGCACCGTCAAGGCCCGCCTGTCCCGCGCCCGCCGCCGGTTACCGGCCCTGCTGGAGGAGCACCGATGA
- a CDS encoding glycoside hydrolase family 19 protein: protein MRRLLIVLLAGLGLTITAVVPAYATVFQTYGSGVNVRADAYLSSAVVGTLSGPTSIDVDCQKQGDLVSNSDGTSSWWAHVPALSGYVTVVYVAIPEDQLPGVPVCGEDPPQTGDITLADVQAMFGSRIANPSTVETGLPSLNQAMRDANINTPYRKAAFLATLVHESRLEYNIREIGDTRVYGGRGYIQLTGDFNYGPAGQYFGIDLLGSPDLALSLQWSAPIARWYWTVARNINPYADNLDMGRVNAAIGYPAGAEDQRRCDSFKSALQYLTGSVPAGVICTRPAKLKGDTSKLTRPQFETLAKNGGGLG from the coding sequence ATGCGTCGTCTCCTCATCGTCCTTCTCGCCGGCCTTGGCCTCACGATCACCGCTGTGGTCCCGGCGTACGCGACCGTCTTCCAGACCTACGGCAGCGGCGTGAACGTGCGCGCCGACGCCTACCTCTCGTCCGCCGTCGTCGGCACGCTGAGCGGACCGACGTCGATCGACGTCGACTGCCAGAAGCAAGGCGACCTGGTCAGCAACTCCGACGGGACCAGCTCGTGGTGGGCGCATGTGCCCGCGCTCAGCGGCTACGTGACCGTCGTGTACGTCGCGATCCCGGAGGACCAGCTGCCCGGCGTACCGGTGTGTGGCGAGGATCCGCCGCAGACCGGTGACATCACGCTCGCCGACGTACAGGCGATGTTCGGCAGCCGGATCGCGAACCCGTCGACCGTCGAGACCGGTCTCCCGTCGCTCAACCAGGCGATGCGGGACGCGAACATCAACACGCCGTACCGGAAGGCTGCCTTCCTCGCCACACTGGTGCACGAGTCGCGGCTGGAGTACAACATCCGCGAGATCGGCGACACCCGGGTGTACGGCGGCCGCGGGTACATCCAGCTCACCGGCGACTTCAACTACGGCCCGGCCGGTCAGTACTTCGGCATCGACCTGCTCGGCAGCCCGGACCTCGCGCTGTCGCTGCAGTGGAGCGCGCCGATCGCCCGCTGGTACTGGACCGTGGCCCGCAACATCAATCCGTACGCCGACAACCTCGACATGGGTCGCGTCAACGCGGCGATCGGGTACCCGGCCGGCGCCGAGGACCAGCGGCGCTGCGACTCGTTCAAGAGCGCCCTGCAGTATCTGACCGGGTCCGTCCCGGCCGGCGTCATCTGCACCCGGCCAGCCAAACTCAAGGGCGACACCAGCAAACTCACCCGCCCCCAGTTCGAAACCCTCGCCAAGAACGGCGGCGGCCTGGGCTGA
- the aspS gene encoding aspartate--tRNA ligase: MIRNRSAGSLRASDAGETVILAGWVARRRDHGGVAFIDLRDSSGTVQVVIRDEDAAHGLRSEYCLKIVGEVSPRPEGNANPNLPTGEIEIIATEVEVLNEAAPLPFPVEEHHATPVNEEIRLKYRYLDLRRQGPGAAIRLRSKVNQAARAVLAEHDFVEIETPTLTKSTPEGARDFLVPARLQPGSWYALPQSPQLFKQLLMVAGMERYFQIARCYRDEDFRADRQPEFTQLDIEMSFVDQDDIIALSEEILTALWKLVGYDVQTPIPRMTYGEAMARFGSDKPDLRMGLELVECTEYFKNTPFRVFQAPYVGAVVMPGGADQPRKQLDAWQEWAKQRGARGLAYVLVGQDGELGGPVAKNLSEEERAGIADHVGAKPGDCIFFAAGPVKSSRALLGAARLEIGRRGGLIDESTWSFVWVVDAPLFEPADDATAAGDVAVGSGAWTAVHHAFTSPKPDSLETFDTDPGSALAYAYDIVCNGNEIGGGSIRIHREDVQKRVFKVMGLTDEEATEKFGFLLDAFKFGAPPHGGIAFGWDRITALLAGTESIRDVIAFPKSGGGFDPLTAAPAPITPEQRKEAGVDAKPEPKDK; the protein is encoded by the coding sequence GTGATCCGTAACCGTTCCGCAGGTTCGCTGCGCGCATCCGACGCCGGCGAGACCGTGATCCTGGCGGGCTGGGTGGCGCGGCGGCGCGATCACGGCGGCGTGGCGTTCATCGACCTGCGCGACTCGTCCGGGACCGTCCAGGTCGTCATCCGGGACGAGGACGCCGCCCACGGCCTGCGTTCGGAGTACTGCCTGAAGATCGTCGGCGAGGTCTCGCCGCGCCCCGAGGGCAACGCGAACCCGAACCTCCCGACCGGCGAGATCGAGATCATCGCGACCGAGGTCGAGGTGCTGAACGAGGCCGCTCCGCTGCCGTTCCCGGTCGAGGAGCACCACGCGACCCCGGTGAACGAGGAGATCCGCCTCAAGTACCGGTACCTCGACCTGCGCCGCCAAGGACCGGGTGCGGCGATCCGCCTGCGTAGCAAGGTGAACCAGGCCGCCCGTGCGGTGCTGGCCGAGCACGACTTCGTCGAGATCGAGACGCCGACGCTGACCAAGTCGACGCCGGAAGGCGCCCGCGACTTCCTGGTGCCGGCCCGCCTGCAGCCGGGCAGCTGGTACGCGCTGCCGCAGTCGCCGCAGCTGTTCAAGCAGCTGCTGATGGTGGCCGGCATGGAGCGGTACTTCCAGATCGCCCGCTGCTACCGCGACGAGGACTTCCGCGCCGACCGGCAGCCGGAGTTCACCCAGCTCGACATCGAGATGAGCTTCGTCGACCAGGACGACATCATCGCGCTGTCCGAGGAGATCCTGACCGCGCTCTGGAAGCTCGTCGGGTACGACGTCCAGACGCCGATCCCGCGGATGACGTACGGCGAAGCGATGGCGCGGTTCGGATCGGACAAGCCGGATCTGCGGATGGGCCTCGAGCTGGTCGAGTGCACGGAGTACTTCAAGAACACCCCGTTCCGGGTCTTCCAGGCGCCGTACGTCGGTGCGGTCGTGATGCCCGGTGGTGCCGACCAGCCCCGCAAGCAGCTGGACGCGTGGCAGGAGTGGGCCAAGCAGCGTGGCGCCCGCGGTCTGGCCTATGTGCTGGTCGGCCAGGACGGCGAGCTCGGTGGGCCGGTCGCCAAGAACCTGTCGGAGGAGGAGCGCGCGGGCATCGCCGACCACGTCGGCGCGAAGCCGGGTGACTGCATCTTCTTCGCTGCGGGTCCGGTGAAGTCGTCGCGGGCGCTGCTCGGCGCGGCCCGGCTGGAGATCGGCCGTCGCGGTGGGCTGATCGACGAGTCGACCTGGTCGTTCGTGTGGGTCGTGGACGCGCCGCTGTTCGAGCCGGCCGACGACGCGACGGCCGCCGGTGATGTCGCGGTGGGGTCCGGCGCGTGGACCGCCGTACACCATGCCTTCACGTCGCCGAAGCCGGATTCGCTGGAGACGTTCGACACCGATCCGGGGTCGGCCCTGGCGTACGCGTACGACATCGTCTGCAACGGCAACGAGATCGGTGGTGGGTCGATCCGTATCCACCGCGAGGACGTGCAGAAGCGCGTCTTCAAGGTGATGGGCCTGACCGACGAGGAGGCCACGGAGAAGTTCGGGTTCCTGCTCGACGCGTTCAAGTTCGGCGCGCCGCCGCACGGCGGGATCGCGTTCGGCTGGGACCGGATCACGGCGCTGCTGGCCGGTACGGAGTCGATCCGCGACGTGATCGCGTTCCCGAAGTCCGGCGGCGGGTTCGACCCGCTGACCGCCGCGCCGGCGCCGATCACGCCGGAGCAGCGCAAGGAAGCCGGCGTCGACGCCAAGCCGGAGCCCAAGGACAAGTAA
- the hisS gene encoding histidine--tRNA ligase: MSKISPLSGFPEFLPADRIVELQFLDTIRETFQLHGFASIETRAVEPVERLSNQGEDADKEIYGVRRLAANADEDAALGLHFDLTVPFARYVLENSGKLTFPFRRYQIQKVWRGERPQEGRYREFTQADIDIIDSGELPFHYEVELPLVIADAFRKLPIPAFRIQVNTRQIPEGFYRGLGIEDITGALRIVDKLDKIGPDKVTDLLTAAGLSAETAKQVLRLAEISSTDASFADQVRALGVQHEILDEGLERLSQIMTAANEHAPGLLVADLKIARGLDYYTGTVYETQLIGDEGYGSICSGGRYDSLASDGKTTYPGVGISIGVSRLVHRLISKGLVKASRSTPTAVLIALNSEEDRADAMRTAIQLRGRGIPVEVAPAAAKFGKQIRFADRRGIPFVWFSTENGPEVKDIRSGDQVPADAATWAPPTEDVRPSIETQEENS; the protein is encoded by the coding sequence ATGAGCAAGATCAGCCCACTGAGCGGGTTCCCCGAATTCCTGCCGGCCGATCGAATTGTCGAGTTGCAGTTCCTCGACACGATCCGGGAGACGTTCCAGCTGCACGGTTTCGCGTCGATCGAGACCCGCGCGGTCGAGCCGGTCGAGCGCCTGTCCAACCAGGGCGAGGACGCCGACAAGGAGATCTACGGCGTCCGGCGGCTCGCAGCGAACGCTGATGAGGACGCTGCCCTCGGACTGCACTTCGACCTGACCGTCCCGTTCGCCCGGTACGTACTGGAGAACAGCGGCAAGCTGACCTTCCCGTTCCGGCGCTACCAGATCCAGAAGGTCTGGCGCGGCGAACGCCCGCAGGAGGGCCGGTACCGCGAGTTCACGCAGGCGGACATCGACATCATCGACAGCGGTGAACTGCCGTTCCACTACGAGGTCGAGCTGCCGCTGGTGATCGCGGACGCGTTCCGCAAGCTGCCGATCCCGGCGTTCCGGATCCAGGTGAACACCCGCCAGATCCCGGAGGGTTTCTACCGCGGCCTCGGGATCGAGGACATCACCGGTGCGCTCCGGATCGTCGACAAGCTGGACAAGATCGGCCCGGACAAGGTGACCGATCTGCTGACCGCGGCCGGCCTGTCCGCGGAGACCGCCAAGCAGGTACTGCGGCTCGCGGAGATCTCGTCGACGGATGCGTCGTTCGCGGATCAGGTGCGCGCCCTCGGCGTCCAGCACGAGATCCTCGACGAAGGGCTCGAGCGGCTGTCGCAGATCATGACGGCCGCCAACGAGCACGCCCCCGGTCTGCTGGTTGCCGATCTGAAGATCGCGCGCGGGCTCGACTACTACACCGGCACGGTCTACGAGACCCAGTTGATCGGCGACGAGGGGTACGGGTCGATCTGCTCCGGCGGGCGGTACGACTCGCTCGCGTCGGACGGCAAGACGACGTACCCCGGCGTCGGGATCTCGATCGGGGTTTCGCGGTTGGTGCACCGGCTGATCAGCAAGGGTTTGGTGAAGGCGAGCCGGAGTACGCCGACTGCTGTGCTGATCGCCCTGAACTCCGAAGAGGACCGGGCGGACGCGATGCGGACGGCGATCCAGCTGCGGGGCCGGGGGATTCCGGTGGAAGTGGCGCCGGCCGCGGCGAAGTTCGGCAAGCAGATCCGGTTCGCGGACCGGCGCGGGATCCCGTTCGTGTGGTTCAGCACCGAGAACGGGCCGGAGGTGAAGGACATTCGCAGTGGTGATCAGGTGCCTGCGGATGCCGCCACCTGGGCGCCGCCCACAGAAGACGTACGTCCAAGCATCGAAACGCAAGAGGAGAACTCGTGA
- a CDS encoding MBL fold metallo-hydrolase has protein sequence MLIAGFPAGAWGTNCYVVATGQGAECIVVDPGMDATTGVEEVVRENRLKPVAVLLTHGHIDHMFSVLPVCGTYDATAWIHPDDRHLLADPMAGISPETARMLLGGNHEFAEPDDVAELKDGLSLELAGLRFTVDHTPGHTKGSVTFTTPYDGPEEVPAVLFSGDVLFAGSIGRTDLPGGDHPAMLHTLATKILPMCDEIVVLPGHGGQTTIGREKATNPYLQDLEIPQI, from the coding sequence GTGCTCATCGCCGGGTTCCCCGCGGGTGCGTGGGGTACGAACTGCTACGTCGTCGCCACCGGCCAGGGCGCGGAATGCATCGTCGTCGACCCCGGAATGGACGCGACGACCGGCGTCGAAGAGGTCGTCCGGGAGAACCGCCTGAAGCCTGTCGCCGTGCTGCTCACGCACGGTCACATCGACCACATGTTCTCCGTGCTCCCGGTCTGCGGGACGTACGACGCGACCGCCTGGATCCACCCGGACGACCGGCACCTGCTCGCCGACCCGATGGCCGGTATCAGCCCGGAGACGGCCCGGATGCTGCTCGGCGGTAACCACGAGTTCGCCGAGCCGGACGACGTCGCCGAACTGAAGGACGGGCTGAGCCTCGAGCTCGCGGGACTGCGGTTCACCGTCGACCACACCCCCGGTCACACCAAGGGTTCGGTCACGTTCACGACGCCGTACGACGGGCCGGAAGAGGTGCCCGCGGTCCTGTTCTCCGGTGACGTGTTGTTCGCCGGGTCGATCGGCCGGACGGATCTGCCTGGCGGCGATCATCCGGCGATGCTGCATACGTTGGCCACCAAGATCCTGCCGATGTGCGACGAGATCGTCGTCCTGCCGGGTCATGGTGGCCAGACCACGATCGGCCGGGAGAAGGCGACCAACCCCTACTTGCAAGACCTGGAGATTCCACAGATATGA
- a CDS encoding DUF349 domain-containing protein, which produces MAGENWGRVAEDGTVFVRTKDGERAVGQWPDANPEEALAFYTRRYDALAFEVELLEQRVQAGTVSPDDARAAVKKVTGSIEEAQAVGDLDGLRARLDALTPLVAQQRERRKAERAAKVEEARSAKTKIATEAETIAAGTDWRHGVTRLRELLDEWKALPRLDKSSDDELWHRFSSARTTYTRHRKQHFAELSSKREEAAVVKERLAAEAETLASSNEWGPTSGRFRDLMRQWKAAGPAPREVDDKLWARFRAAQDLFFGARDAVQAEENAEQVENLQAKEALLVEIETILPVEDARTAREQLREYLDRWDQIGKVPRDSMRAIDGRLRAVEQAVKAAEDEVWNRSNPEARARAEATVKQLQSLIGDLEKQAAKFESQGNTRKATEAREAIAARREWLTQAQNALTDFS; this is translated from the coding sequence GTGGCCGGAGAGAACTGGGGCCGGGTAGCAGAGGACGGAACAGTCTTCGTACGGACCAAGGACGGTGAACGGGCGGTCGGCCAGTGGCCGGACGCGAACCCCGAGGAGGCGCTCGCCTTCTACACCCGCCGGTACGACGCGCTCGCGTTCGAGGTCGAACTGCTCGAGCAGCGGGTCCAGGCGGGCACGGTGTCACCGGACGACGCCCGCGCCGCGGTGAAGAAGGTCACCGGCTCGATCGAGGAGGCCCAGGCGGTCGGCGACCTCGACGGCCTGCGCGCCCGGCTCGACGCGCTCACCCCGCTCGTCGCCCAGCAGCGTGAACGGCGCAAGGCCGAGCGTGCCGCGAAGGTCGAGGAGGCGCGGTCGGCCAAGACCAAGATCGCCACCGAGGCCGAGACGATCGCCGCCGGCACCGACTGGCGCCACGGCGTCACCCGGCTGCGCGAACTGCTCGACGAGTGGAAGGCACTCCCCCGGCTCGACAAGTCCAGTGACGACGAGCTGTGGCACCGGTTCTCCTCCGCGCGGACGACGTACACGCGGCATCGCAAACAGCACTTCGCCGAGCTATCCTCGAAGCGCGAGGAAGCCGCCGTGGTGAAGGAGCGGCTGGCGGCCGAGGCGGAGACGCTGGCGTCGTCGAACGAGTGGGGTCCGACGTCCGGCCGGTTCCGGGACCTGATGCGGCAGTGGAAGGCCGCAGGCCCCGCGCCGCGCGAGGTGGACGACAAGCTGTGGGCGCGGTTCCGGGCCGCGCAGGACCTGTTCTTCGGCGCGCGGGACGCCGTACAGGCTGAGGAGAACGCCGAACAGGTCGAGAACCTGCAGGCCAAGGAAGCGCTGCTGGTCGAGATCGAGACCATCCTGCCGGTCGAGGACGCACGCACGGCGCGCGAACAGCTCCGCGAGTACCTGGACCGCTGGGACCAGATCGGCAAGGTCCCGCGCGACTCCATGCGCGCGATCGACGGCCGGCTGCGGGCGGTCGAGCAAGCCGTGAAGGCAGCTGAGGACGAGGTCTGGAACCGGAGCAACCCCGAAGCCCGGGCACGCGCCGAAGCCACCGTCAAGCAGCTCCAGTCCCTGATCGGGGACCTGGAGAAGCAGGCCGCCAAGTTCGAGTCCCAGGGCAACACCCGCAAAGCCACCGAAGCCCGCGAAGCCATCGCAGCCCGCCGGGAATGGCTGACCCAAGCCCAAAACGCCCTCACCGACTTCAGCTGA
- a CDS encoding GrpB family protein codes for MPFPDELGPAVNVSDYSADWPAEFTYLAGRLQAALGDRAVAIDHVGSTSVPGLPAKNCIDAQVRVTELSPDLVDLLEGAGFRCRPEPWNRVEISSGQRCDKLVFAPPIGERATNVHIRLADGPNARYALLFRDYLRADDTARQAWGAFKQRLAQTVTDFYDYGQIKAPATDILINAAERWANQTSWTVS; via the coding sequence ATGCCCTTTCCTGATGAGCTGGGTCCCGCCGTCAACGTCTCCGACTACAGCGCCGACTGGCCCGCCGAATTCACCTACCTCGCCGGAAGATTGCAGGCCGCGTTGGGTGATCGAGCCGTAGCCATCGATCACGTCGGTTCCACCTCGGTGCCCGGCCTGCCCGCGAAAAATTGCATCGACGCCCAGGTCCGGGTGACCGAACTCTCGCCCGATCTGGTCGACCTGCTCGAGGGCGCGGGCTTCCGCTGCCGCCCGGAGCCCTGGAACCGCGTCGAGATCTCCAGCGGTCAACGCTGCGACAAACTCGTCTTCGCCCCACCCATCGGCGAACGCGCCACGAACGTACACATTCGTCTCGCCGACGGCCCCAACGCCCGCTACGCCCTGCTCTTCCGCGACTACCTGCGCGCCGACGACACCGCCCGCCAAGCCTGGGGCGCCTTCAAACAACGCCTGGCCCAAACCGTCACCGACTTCTACGACTACGGCCAGATCAAAGCCCCCGCCACCGACATCCTGATCAACGCCGCCGAACGCTGGGCCAACCAAACCAGCTGGACGGTTAGCTGA